DNA sequence from the Rattus rattus isolate New Zealand chromosome 2, Rrattus_CSIRO_v1, whole genome shotgun sequence genome:
TGAGCCTGCCCTAGCTACAGGTAGCTATGGGTAAGTGTTCAGCTAGTTTCATATACACATGGGGTGGGTAATTGGGGGTTCAcctaagttttgttttcttaaatcatGGGTACTCCTGTGGAGTCAGTTAACAGCTTATATGGCATGTGTGTTAGTGCTCCCCAACAAGTCTGTGAACCTGCTGATGCTTTCTGGAAGCTTGCTGTACCTTCTAAGAGCCAGTGGTGGGTAGACTTTGAAGTTCAACTGGGGCAACTTTACCCTGGAAGGGCTGGTACCTTTATCAGCATCACCACTCTGGCTCAGCACAAGTTTAGAATCCTTGGTTTGTGCATGTAAGAGGAGAAATGTTTCGACGACAGTCCATGCTGTGAAGAGAACCGTCAGGACATCCAGGTTTCCAGTCCAGTTGAACCTGACTTACATGACTCAGCGGCTCCTCTATCCAGTTTTTCTTGTATCAGTAACAAGCTTGCActtctgcatgtttgtgtgcaagGTTTAAGCGTCTTGCCATTGACTTCATATGTGAAGTGTGTTTAAGTTCATTATTTGGATTAtagaaaagtaatttaattttatagGTAACAACAAAGTTTCATAGactttttaacatataaaattgTCCAGCGAAACCAGGGCATCTAGCAGAGTACTTGATTGATTTCAAGGTACAAGATAAACACTGATGATCCCCAAGCTGACACTTggattacagaaaatatttttttcctctccttttattGTCACTTTGAACACGGTTTACCAAATGCACACAATTTTATGTTAAGTATAGAGTACTAGAGATaatggtttttttctctttataattctGAGCTTTTTTTAATGCACAATTAAAACATTGTTAGAAACAAGTACTTTTGAACACTTAAAGGCTTAAAAAGTTAACATCAAAAGATTTTGTACCAACAAAACTAGAGGTCTGTATTGTAGGtttagaaacacttttaaaagtaattttttggTGGTAATTCACTATACtaaacttttcagtttcttttttatactttaggctccttcctcagagaagcttccagTTATGTACCTTATGGATTCTATCGTGAAAAATGTTGGAAGAGAGTATCTCACTGCCTTTACTAAAAATCTAGTTgcaacatttatttgtgtgtttgaaaaggtatatatatatatatttagaaacatttgaaaaagttttaaatgtgTTCCAGATTAATAAATACTGGTCTTGTGTTGGGTTTTCTTGGGTGGTGGAATGTTTCATTGTTTTGGACATTTTACAGTAAAGtgcctttttaaagaaagtgacAAATGATAGTTTTTTTATTCTAGAGTATTAAAGTGGATGGTGTTTAATCCATTCAAGATTTGAGTATACCCTTAATTAACTTGTATAATTGtgtatttttgaaatgtattgGTTATATGAAGTTATTTGTAGGATATGGATGAAAAGTTAGCTTCCATAGTGCCTAGTTTTGTAGTTTAAATAACTAGTGTTGGGGAGTGGAAAgcatgatcctcctgtccctcagTTCATAGTTCCTATTAAGTCCCTTCCCCACAATGGTTTTTAGAGTTGTTACCTTGTTAAAATGTTAAAGTTACAGGTATCTGTGAATGGTGGACCAGATAATTGCTTTAAGTTATTCTGGAACTACTTTAATTCCTCTTTAGTGCTTGGGAGAAATGCTTAATAGTGTTCATAGCTAGAAATTGTACATTTCCATTGTGATATTGTAACTGGTCGTTTGGTTAGCAGGAGGTGTTTTCTGAAGTAATTCACACTGAGCAATAGGGCccttgaatatatttattttaaagattactaACATAGTTGATGtcatattttaatactttttatagAACGTACCAGCTGTCTGAATGGTAGAATTGGGTAGTAGGGTTATTTAAGTGGGTAGAAAAGAAATAGTATATAGAGGAGTAGTTTTGGAAAGCTGTATTTCAGGTATTAAAAAGTGTCAGTGGTATGAATATTTGTAGATTTTGCTAAATACTAGTTACTGGAGGATAAGGACAGCCCACTTTGTAATAAGTAGTTTAGGGGAACTTAACCTGATTTAAATTTCAGTATGTTCCAATTATTTGGAGGTTTGGTTTCTAGTATTATTATAGTTAATAAAAGTGACCTTGTAAATATATTCTCTAAAAACATGAATATAGATAAAGGGCCAAAGTTAAAAACTTGTCTTACTAAgtactttttctgttttctgaaaatcTTATTACATACATTACAATGTGAACAGGCAAGATGTATAATGCCCATTCTTGCCTAGGATTTTGCGAATGAAAATTATGAGGGTGTCTTCTGTATCCAAAGTAGTAGTTCATAGGTAATAGTCATAGGATATTGTGTTTGGTTGTtaagataattttttctttttaactatttgCTACTAGCAagtaacataaaaaaattaaccatCAGGTAAACCAATTTCTGGCTTTATGTTTTCATCCAGTAAGTTTATTAGGAATATATCAAGCCCTAAAATGTAGAGCATTTTgtgcttttgaaaagaaaaagttgcCTGGCTGCTTGCTTAAAGTCTACTAGATAACtactgttttgatttcttttgagaACTAATAAAATTAGCAATCAAACGTGCTTTTAATAAGTTTTTATGTACAAATGGATAATATGTGAGTTGGCAAGTAgctttatacttaaaatatataacattttatagtAACTTAACAAGCCAGAGAATTATTCTGTTGTTTTAGGTGGATGAAAATACtagaaaaagtttatttaaattaCGTTCCACATGGGATGAAATATTCCCTTTGAAGAAACTTTATGCCTTGGATGTCAGAGTCAATTCATTAGATCCTGCTTGGCCTATTAAACCTCTGCCTCCTAATGTGAATACATCTAGCATCCATGTGAATcccaaatttttaaataaatcggTAAGTCTTTATGTGAATGATATATATGGTAGTACAATTTGACTCTCAAGTATTAACTTCTGTAAACGttccaaaaagcaaaaaactagaATCAGTTTAAATTGAAAAAGtagtaaatgtgtatgtgtaatcaCTATATCTTTTATGTAACATTTGGCATTTTAAATCCCTAAGCACTTTTTTGTGAacttttgtattggatatttgtGACTATGGAAAACAGTAAGGTAAagttgataatttttggttgaccTTTGGCAGGTCTAAATAAATGTTTTGCTTAAAAAGTCTTCTTTTCTTATAGCCTGATGAGCCTTCAACACCTGGCACAGTGGTCAGTTCCCCTAATATCTCCACTCCTCCCATTGTACCTGATATACAAAAGAATCTCACCCAGGAACAACTAATAAGGCAACAGTTactggcaaaacaaaaacagttgctAGAACTTCAGCAGAAaaagctggagctggagttagaacaAGCTAAGGCACAACTGGTAAGTAGGGGAAATTTGCTATTTAAATCTTTAACTATAATAGGGAAACACTTATTTtgtatttgagtattttattgacttgtttttaactttctttaatttaaaaattatgatacTGATTCAGCCAAACTTTCATATCCTTATTATAGAACACTTGATTTTGAACGGTATGCTTTTTTCTCAATATGTTCTTCTAGATTGCTGTCTTGGGATGCAAATGTGTCTattgtgtgtgtaatatatatgtatatattatatatattgtgaatgtatgtgttgtgtatgtgtaactatatatacacacacatgtgtactagGATCGGTACTGGGATCCCTATTACCACATAGATCCAGGTTTGATGGCACAAGTCTGTAATCCTAGTAGTTGGGAataggaggcaggagaatgagaagtTTAGGGCTGTTTTTAGTCACAtagctagtttgaggccagcctgggcagcatgTCTTAAAACATTAGGAATAAAAATACAACTCTTACTAGATTAGCActaagttttgttttataattgtttttaatatggtTTTAATATTTCAGTTCTAAGATAGTGTGTTATGGTGAATGTCTTTAAGTAATTTTCATGAACAAATCAGGTTTCTAAAAGTttacaaaagtcatcaaaaacaaagaaatgcaagAGCATATGTGCATCTAAGTTTGAGATTGAGATGTTGGAAGACAGAATTTTATAAGTTCATTAACATTTTGAGAGGAACTATCTTATGACAAAGTTTAATTAGAATCATTCTATGTCTTGTGCAGAACAGTCATAGTTTAGTCATTTTACTGTTTTGAGCCACAGTCTGGTTTAGGATCATAGATGATTTTgaggaattatttttttcattgtattagAAATTATATTCTAAAATGTAAAGGGCTGGTAAGAAGTAAggtcatttattttcttggacTCTTCATTATATTCATACATTAGAAGTagaatattggggttggggatttagctcagtggtagagcgcttgcctaacaagcacaaggccctgggttcggtccccagctccgaaaaaaagaaaaaaaaaaaaaagaagaagtagaatATTGCCATGCTTGGTGAtaacatgtctttaattccagaactgggagctagagacaggcagacctctctCTATGTAAGTTCCAGGCCCTCGAAGGTTATATAGGGAAACCCTTAACCCCTCCTTttgtccccttccccacccaAAAGTATGTATTGTTAATGCAGTATTAATGCAAATGGATATTTGGAAGTGTTCTAATATAGTCTGTATAATGACAAAAAAATCGTCTCCATTGGTTATGGTATTAACATGAACATTTTGTATTTCAGGCAGTATCTCTGAGTGTTCAGCAGGAGACAGCCAACTTGGGTCCTGGTTCAGCACCGTCTAAATTACATGTTCCTCAGATTCCCACTATGGCTGTTAAAACTCCCCATCAGGTCCCTGTACAACCTGACAAAAGCCGAGTTGGTCCCTCCTTACAAATGCAAGATTTGAAAGGAACTAACCGGGATCCCCGACTTAACAGGATGAGCCAACATTCTTCCCATGGCAAAGAGCAGAGTCATAGGAAAGAATTTGTAATGAATACAATAAACCAGTCTGATATTAAAACAAGTAAGACTGTGCCCTCTGAAAAACTAAATTCATCCAAGCAAGAAAAAAGTAAATCAGGTGAAAGAATAACCAAGAAAGAACTTGACCAATTAGATTCTAAATCTAAATCTAAGTCTAAATCACCATCAcctttgaaaaacaaattatCCCACACAAAAGACTTGAAAAATCAAGAATCTGAAAGTATGAGGTTGTCTGATATGAACAAGAGAGATCCACGATTAAAGAAGCATCTTCAGGATAAAGCTGAGGGCAAagatgaagatgtaaaagaaaagagaaaaactgcaGAAAAGAAGGATAAAGATGAGCACATGAAATCATCTGAACATAGATTGATTGGCAGTAGAAGTAAAATCATAAATGGCGTTGTCCAAAAACAAGACATGGTTACAGAAGAATTGGAAAAACAGGGGACAAAACCAGGGAGATCAAGTACTAGAAAGAGATCGAGATCAAGGTCACCTAAGTCTCGGTCACCAATTGTACATTCCCCAAAGAGAAGAGATAGACGGTCACCCAAACGAAGGCAAAGAAGTATGTCTCCCACTTTGGCACCCAAAGCTGGAAAGATGCGTCAGTCAGGTCTTAAACAGTCACATATGGACGAATTTCCACCACCttccagggaagaaagaaatattaagagAAGTGCTAAGCAGGATGTTCGAGATCCTAGACGACTCAAAAAGATGGATGAGGACCGGCCTCAAGAAACTGCAGGTCAACATTCTATGAAGTCAGGTGGTGACCCAAAGGAGAATATAGAGAATTGGCAAAGCTCTAAGTCTGCCAAAAGATGGAAATCTGgttgggaagaaaataaaaggtatgTTGCTGatgtttttgttaaaataaaatgtatggtttttatttcaatgtttttactttattaaggCAATGCTCAATCAAACGTTTGTCATGTTAGCCTGAACTCACTAAGTAGTATAGGATGGCCTCCGAATAATGGCAGTCTTACTACTTTAGCCTccttaatgctgggattataggtgtgattCTTCATTCCTGGCTTTAGTATACACACTTAAAAGGTAGTGTTAATTTAGATATTAATTGGAtattacaattaatttttttagacAAGCCAGTGGGTTAACTATATTTCATTAGATACTTGTAGAGAGGTTTACTCATCTTCTAGAGGTGTTGTATGTTTATATGCAAGAATCAtagttgcttgttttttgtttttaattgttggtGTTTTTTGACAGGGTCTAGCTATATAACCCCACTTGGCCTGGAATATGCTAGCTAGCCCATTCTTTGAATTTATGATTCTACTCCGTCAgcttggtttttttatttatttattttttttttactttttatgtgtgtgtgctggtagTACTGCTGGTAGGGGTCAGACCTAGTATTAAACCTAGATAATCATTGCCCTGAATTAAATCTCTGAATTAAAACTCTAAGAATCAGAATtcttggggtttagctcagtggtagagcgcttgcctaggaagcgcaaggtcctgggttcggtccccagctccgaaaaaaagaaccaaaaaaaaagaatcagaattctttatttagcttgCTTTTTTCGAAATTTTCAGAAAAACTTTTATGTTCCTATTTTATTTAACCAGATCCTTAAAATATCCTTAAGTATAGCCtgggagttttattttttaaataaatgctttgaAGTAATACTGCCTTTGTGGTTTCAGCTTACAACAGGGAGATGAACATAGTAAGCCTCCTCATTTAAGGCATAGGGAAAGCTGGTCAAGCACTAAAGGAATCTTGTCACCTCGAGCCCCAAAGCAGCAGCATCGATTAAGTGTAGATGCCAATCTTCAAATTCCTAAAGAATTAACTCTTGCAAGCAAAAGAGAATTACTTCAAAAGGTACTATCATTAATCTcatgaagttattttcttttattcagtttttaatattttttatatttaaaatacttaattttgttttatcatcCCTATGCAGACGAGTGAACGTTTAGCATCTGGTGAAATTACACAGGATGAGTTCCTTGTTGTTGTGCATCAAATTCGACAGCTATTTCAGTATCAAGAAGGTAAACATAGATGCAATGTACGGGATAGtcctaaagaagaaaataaaggtggattaaaaaagaaacctctcTTATCTGATGCTGAATTAACCTACTATGAACataaagcaaaactgaaaaggaCACAGGTTCAGCATTCATTTCCAAGACTTGATCTCTTAGATCCTGATATTTTTGACTACCCTTTGACTGATGCCTTGTTGTCTGGAATAGAATGTGAGCCATCCAAAAGTAAACATGCAAGTAGGAATAGTGGAGCACAGTTTGACAGAAAAGAACAATTTAGTGAAAGAGCAAGACGTCTTTCTCCTATATCTGGGAGTCGTACTTATGCTGAGAATCTTTCACCCCATGAGGGCCGGAGAAGACATGACGAGCAAGTCTCTGCTAAAGGTAGAAAAAGTTAAATGAGATTATGCCTATTGAATCACACAGCAGTGAAGGGAAAATGAACAAGCTAAGTGGGGCTGGATTTTATCACGGTTCAGactacctttgtgtgtgtgtgtgtgtgtgtgtgtctgtgtctgtctgtctgtctgtctgtctgtctgtcttgttgcCTTTTCTCATGGAAAGGGAAGGGACCTAGTTAATAATTTATAAGATCAGTTATATTAGGGACTtcattaagttttttaaaaaaatttgattaaatccACAAAATCCAAGGAAATAAGTATTATTTTAGCTTTACAAATAGGAAACAAAACTAGAGATGTTAAGTAATTTGCTCTCAAAGTGAAATGACAAGTACCTCGACAGGATGGGAACTTTTTAATCATAGGTATATCTGAATCAAAAGGGCATCTTCTTAACTTACTGTTGCTGTCTGTCTCTTCCCTACCCACTAATATAGTGAGATAATATATCTTTGGATAGGTTTTAGATAACTATAAGAAATAGAGATAAGTGGATATAAGTTCATTTtagtgaaaatgtttatttttctttttgaaaggtgTACGAGAGGAGCAGAGATCGCCATTTAATGATCGTTTTCCACTTAAGCGACCTAGATATGAAGATTCAGATAAACCATTTGTAGATGGCCCAGCATCAAGATTTGCTGGCCTTGATACAAATCAGCGACTTACAGCTCTAGCTGAAGACCGACCATTATTTGATGGACCTGGTAGGCCATCTGTGACGAGAGATGGCCCAACCAAGATGATTTTTGAAGGACCTAATAAATTAAGCCCTAGAATTGATGGACCTCCTACACCAGGTTCTCTTCGGTTTGATGGGTCACCAGGACAAATTGGGGGAGGAGGCCCTATGAGATTTGAAGGACCACAAGGTCAGTTAGGAGGTGGGTGTCCTTTGAGATTTGAAGGCCCTCCAGGACCAGTAGGAACACCTCTGCGGTTTGAAGGGCCAATTGgtcaaggaggaggaggtggtttTCGATTTGAAGGTTCACCTAGTCTGAGGTTTGAGGGATCTGCAGGTGGTTTACGATTTGAAGGACCAGGGGGTCAGCCTGTGGGTGGTCTCAGGTTTGAAGGACATCGTGGTCAACCTGTGGGTGGTCTCAGGTTTGAGGGACCTCATGGACAGCCTGTGGGCAGTCTTAGATTTGATAATCCTCGAGGTCAGCCTGTAGGTGGACTCAGATTTGAAGGGGGTCATGGTCCATCAGGGGCTGCAATTAGGTTTGATGGGCCTCATGGTCAGCCAGGTGGTGGTATCAGATTTGAGGGCCCTTTGCTACAGCAAGGAGTTGGAATGAGGTTTGAGGGTCCCCATGGTCAGTCTGTAGCTGGTCTGAGATTTGAAGGACATAATCAACTAGGTGGGAACCTTAGGTTTGAGGGACCACATGGTCAACCAGGGGTTGGGATCAGGTTTGAAGGACCTTTAGTACAACAAGGAGGTGGAATGAGGTTTGAGGGTCCTGTACCAGGAGGTGGCCTGAGAATTGAAGGGCCTCTGGGTCAAGGTGGTCCTAGATTTGAAGGTTGTCACTCTTTAAGGTTTGATGGACAGCCAGGTCAGCCATCACTTTTGCCAAGATTTGATGGATTACATGGCCAGCCAGGTCCTAGATTTGAAAGAACTGGTCAGCCAGGTCCACAGAGATTTGATGGGCCACCTGGACAGCAGGTTCAACCGAGATTTGATGGTGTACCTCAAAGATTTGATGGGCCACAGCACCAGCAAGCATCAAGATTTGATATTCCTCTTGGTCTACAAGGAACCCGATTTGACAATCATCCTTCACAAAGGATTGAATCTTTCAATCAGACTGGCCCATATAATGATCCACCGGGCAATGCTTTTAATGTTCCATCTCAAGGACTACAGTTCCAAAGACATGAACAAATATTTGATACACCTCAAGGACCAAATTTTAATGGACCACATGGCCCTGGAAACCAGAATTTCCCAAATCCCATTAACAGACCATCTGGACACTATTTTGATGAAAAGAATCTTCAGAGTTCTCAGTTTGGAAACTTTGGCAATTTACCTACACCAATGTCAGTAGGAAATATTCAGACATCTCAACAGGTAAGCTGTTCTAGTTGTTCTAAAATTATGTGGTAATTACATAGGTAAGTAAACTTAGGACAGATTTGTAGTCTAGGCTCCACTCAAATACTCTGTGTAGCTTAATTCTTAAGGTTgagttaacttttttcttttttaaaaaattgttcttaGTATTTGGTAAAAGCTTTAAAAACGTACTTTATGGTGTATGTTCTTAATGTACTTAATGTAACACCTGGATATTTGGAAAGCAGGGTGAGAGTTTTTGGGGGGTGATATTTGCCACTTATATTCAAAATGATTGTAGCTCTTCCAAGATACTGAATCTTCTCAGTTTTCCTCTTCATGTCTTCCTTCTAATGGAATGTGtgcacttatttttaaaagaccataCTTTATGTTTTATGTGCCTGTTTTTGCAGGTGTGTCCAGGTGACGCACAGGCCAGATGCAGGGCACTGGAGCTCCTGTGGGCTGCTTTATATGCCTGCTGGGACCTGGgtcaggttctttggaagagtaGAGCAGAAAGCACTTCTAACAACTGAAGTATCTTTTCAGTccctatttcatttcatttcatttctttgtgaaaAGGTCTCATTTAGCCTTGACTGGTATCGAACTCTGTGTTCCatagggtgactttgaacttacgtctcctgtctccacccacagAGTGTTAGAACTACAGCGTGCCCATTATTTCCAGTTCTGGGGGTTAAACAAGGGCTTTGTgtatggtaggcaagcactctactgtcCGTGCCACTAAACTGTTTCTtacttaattgtatttttctgtgtttgtgttggtGTGCATATGTGCCATGGTgagcttgtggaggtcagagggaaacttGTGGGAGCACTTTTCTTCTACCCATGTGTGAACCAGGGctcatcaggcttgatggcaagcacctttccccactCAACTGTcttggttgaattttttttttttaaagatttatttattgtatgtaggtgagtacactgttactctcttcagacacaccagaagagggagccaccgtgtggttgccgagccatctcaccaacccacttttttgtttttttcatgctAATTCAATGTTTTAATGACCTCCATTACCCTGAACAACTGTTGAGCCCTGATttgcttaaaagaaaacattagaacTGATTCgctttgaatgtttttttttttaaccaagaattTCTTTAGTCTGAGTTAAGAAATGAAGTTGTATATATctttataattttgaattttcaatTTTCACAACACTTTTAGGTACTCTAGTTGGATACAATTGCTTGATATTAATCCCCACACGGTAAACTTGCTACCTGCCTTTTGATATGTGGTAGTCACATGAATGTATACAGTCATCCTTTCATGTACTTgtgcattttttgttgttttaaatgagTCTTCCTTGAGCTCAAGCTGCCTAGAGCTTGCTATGgagctcaggctgcccttgaattctcAATTCTCCTGTCTTAGCTTTTTAATTGTTCAGTTTACAGGCCTGTCCATCCATCCTTGGCTTTATTTTGCATACTTTTTTTCAAGGTTTATTTGTTGtattctatgtgtatgaatgttttcctgcatgtatgtatgcacaccatgTGTATGTAGTgaccgtggaggccagaagaaggcattagattccCGCCTGGAACTGGAATGACAGGTGGTTGGTTGTGAGTCAGTCgggggtgctaggaaccaaacccaggttctttgtgagagcagccagtgctctttaaaccactgaaccaactccagctttttgtttgattttgagacagggtctctttctgtAGCTCCATATGACCTGGAACTCAACTATGTAGAAATGAGATTGTTATTACCAAATGCCGTAcaatttttagtctttttttttttctgtgatgtatCAAattggtttgtatgtgtgtgtctgtgtgtgtgttcatgttctaCACTGTTGTCACAAAGATAGTGATCAAGATTTATAAATTATaacagtatatataatatatactattcaTATAATAATagactaaaatatttatataactaaATCCAAAGTACTAAATTTGTATGCTACTACAGTACTTATTTTACTACTTTATTGCAATCTTTATCTTTATTGCAATCTTAATCTggagcttgaactcagagactctaAACAGATGATACACCACTAAGCCATAATTTAAGGCCTACACTCAGATTTGTTTTTTGTAGCTAAGGCCTCAGCTCTATTCCACGCTGTCCAGACCTCAAACTGTATAGTTCACTTCCATCTCAAATTCAAGATAGTTGCCCTGTCTTAAACCTCTCAAgcacactgggattatagatgtgagctaccatccccagtttttttttttttttttttttttttttttttttttttttttttttttttttttttttttttttttttttttttttttttttttttttttttttttttttttttttttttttttttttattcctttgatgaCTTTTGATAATATACTTTGAACTCCGCTATAACCTTATTCAAAAATGATGGCCAAGTAGGATGACTGCTTGAAGTtcacattgttttttttctttgctttttccccCCAAGACATAGTTTTATTAGCATAACTCCGGATGGCCTTAAATttgcagtcctcttgcctcagttccCAAGTTACCACTCCTGGAATTGTAGTTATACACCATCATACTTGGTTGAAACATAAAACAGACTTTTGAGTGGAAAAAATTCAAGGTTAGGAATTCTGGCTTCAGTTTTGTTAACTAGCAGCTGTGATTATGTaaaggttttatttctggatacCAGTTCAGTTCTTCCCTTtgtgaaataagaaaaaacatacCAAGGGAAAAGTGACTTGTATAGCATaaacacatttcatttttttttttttcttttttttcggagctgaggaccgaactcagggccttgggcttgctaggcaagcgctctaccactgagctaaattcctaaCCCCATATAAACACATTTCTTTATACTTTGAGAAAGTCTACCCTCCCCcccagggtttctcagtgtagccatggctgtcccgaaactcactgtagaccacactatcctcaaactcagagtcctgcctctgcatcctgagtgctctTTTATGTCATCCTTATTTAAAGGAAGTTTAACTTAGTCTCAGTTCCTTATAACTCTGAAACAGATAGAATTAGAAACTATTAAAGTTTGTGGAAGTACACCAGTTGTTACTTTCTAAATCTTTATTATCACAGACTTGGGCCTTAGGACATTTTTATGTGGTAGAATGTTATTAGAAATTTATAGAgagactgtttttaaaattaacactTATCTTAAAGGTTCTGACTGGTGTTGCTCAGCCAGTTGCGTTTGGCCAAGGACAACAGTTTTTACCAGTTCATCCACAGAATCCTGGAGCTTTTATTCAAAATCCTTCAGGTATGTATTTCTGAACTGTATGATATTTTCAAGACATAACTTTTGTTCAATAGCTTTTGGTTTAGAAAATGGCATTTTTGAGAGATTGTGTTCAATTTGTAGAAATTTAATCTGGCTAaagtgttttattctttgagtttatgTTGTTGTATTAGGTCATACAAACCTTGTTTTACAGCTAGAGATGATTAGATTGGACATGTAGACTAatcaagagggaagaaaatgtaaTGAGTTGAAGTTTGCTAGAGgaatgataatttttaattttattatattttttaaaagatttattttatatgtgtgagtacacggTTACtatactagaagagggcatcgaatcccattacagatggttgtgagccaccacatggttgctgggaattgaaatcaagagcactggaagagcagtctgtgttcttaaccgctgagccatctctccagctagaAGGAATGATAATTTTGTTGTGATAGGCTGAAGAAAACTATAAACAGCAGAAACTTTAGTTGATATTTGTAGCTTTTTTGACTGTGTGTATTATGATCTAGTAAACATAATACTGGGGAATATCACCTCATAAAGTGGTTCATTTATAAGTTTTTAATGGGTGAATGAATAGAAAAAACCCCTAATTTCTTAGTCAGGTCTCCCGAtaggtatttttgttattttagagtGACTTATAActaataatgaattttaaaattaattttactttgtggtaaatgggaaatatatttttgtgtacacatacacacacacacacatgagaga
Encoded proteins:
- the Pcf11 gene encoding pre-mRNA cleavage complex 2 protein Pcf11 isoform X1, whose translation is MVTNDRTVPYELANENRPSFAQRLGAGGVAKAQSRPGKKAALGRIAEGPGAGPVTRAGQPIPPGVSNGPAPLPHISPPLVHFARRSGWEHRHFRSWSRHCRRHFVSVEKEAPAAAGSRRRFPVRLRRFFPEVPSGSSPIPPPRSACGEAAAAGDPGSEAEASEGRRGVERLQLRRRRTSEGGRGAMSEQTPAEAGAAGAREDACRDYQSSLEDLTFNSKPHINMLTILAEENLPFAKEIVSLIEAQTAKAPSSEKLPVMYLMDSIVKNVGREYLTAFTKNLVATFICVFEKVDENTRKSLFKLRSTWDEIFPLKKLYALDVRVNSLDPAWPIKPLPPNVNTSSIHVNPKFLNKSPDEPSTPGTVVSSPNISTPPIVPDIQKNLTQEQLIRQQLLAKQKQLLELQQKKLELELEQAKAQLAVSLSVQQETANLGPGSAPSKLHVPQIPTMAVKTPHQVPVQPDKSRVGPSLQMQDLKGTNRDPRLNRMSQHSSHGKEQSHRKEFVMNTINQSDIKTSKTVPSEKLNSSKQEKSKSGERITKKELDQLDSKSKSKSKSPSPLKNKLSHTKDLKNQESESMRLSDMNKRDPRLKKHLQDKAEGKDEDVKEKRKTAEKKDKDEHMKSSEHRLIGSRSKIINGVVQKQDMVTEELEKQGTKPGRSSTRKRSRSRSPKSRSPIVHSPKRRDRRSPKRRQRSMSPTLAPKAGKMRQSGLKQSHMDEFPPPSREERNIKRSAKQDVRDPRRLKKMDEDRPQETAGQHSMKSGGDPKENIENWQSSKSAKRWKSGWEENKSLQQGDEHSKPPHLRHRESWSSTKGILSPRAPKQQHRLSVDANLQIPKELTLASKRELLQKTSERLASGEITQDEFLVVVHQIRQLFQYQEGKHRCNVRDSPKEENKGGLKKKPLLSDAELTYYEHKAKLKRTQVQHSFPRLDLLDPDIFDYPLTDALLSGIECEPSKSKHASRNSGAQFDRKEQFSERARRLSPISGSRTYAENLSPHEGRRRHDEQVSAKGVREEQRSPFNDRFPLKRPRYEDSDKPFVDGPASRFAGLDTNQRLTALAEDRPLFDGPGRPSVTRDGPTKMIFEGPNKLSPRIDGPPTPGSLRFDGSPGQIGGGGPMRFEGPQGQLGGGCPLRFEGPPGPVGTPLRFEGPIGQGGGGGFRFEGSPSLRFEGSAGGLRFEGPGGQPVGGLRFEGHRGQPVGGLRFEGPHGQPVGSLRFDNPRGQPVGGLRFEGGHGPSGAAIRFDGPHGQPGGGIRFEGPLLQQGVGMRFEGPHGQSVAGLRFEGHNQLGGNLRFEGPHGQPGVGIRFEGPLVQQGGGMRFEGPVPGGGLRIEGPLGQGGPRFEGCHSLRFDGQPGQPSLLPRFDGLHGQPGPRFERTGQPGPQRFDGPPGQQVQPRFDGVPQRFDGPQHQQASRFDIPLGLQGTRFDNHPSQRIESFNQTGPYNDPPGNAFNVPSQGLQFQRHEQIFDTPQGPNFNGPHGPGNQNFPNPINRPSGHYFDEKNLQSSQFGNFGNLPTPMSVGNIQTSQQVLTGVAQPVAFGQGQQFLPVHPQNPGAFIQNPSGGLPKAYPDNHLSQVDVNELFSKLLKTGILKLSQPDSATAQVNEAVAQPPPEEEEDQNEDQDVPDLTNFTIEELKQRYDSVINRLYTGIQCYSCGMRFTTSQTDVYADHLDWHYRQNRTEKDVSRKVTHRRWYYSLTDWIEFEEIADLEERAKSQFFEKVHEEVVLKTQEAAKEKEFQSVPAGPAGAVESCEICQEQFEQYWDEEEEEWHLKNAIRVDGKIYHPSCYEDYQNTSSFDCTPSPSKTPVENPLNIMLNIVKNELQEPCESPKVKEEQIDAPPACSEESVATPTEIKTESDTVESV